Proteins encoded by one window of Sphaerodactylus townsendi isolate TG3544 linkage group LG04, MPM_Stown_v2.3, whole genome shotgun sequence:
- the GATD3 gene encoding glutamine amidotransferase-like class 1 domain-containing protein 3, mitochondrial isoform X1: MIDDLASPGVVEKGIPASRWRCRGAFKDSGQTAQARPFRSSVLLLAAVMLAARLAICRQPFLPSPRVLLLLRGVPVDHASFHSSAQQLGGAKVAVVLSGCGVYDGTEIHEASAILVHLSRGGASVQMFAPNISQMHVIDHCKGQPATDETRNVLSESARIARGKITELNKLTAKDHDAVIFPGGFGAAKNLSTFAVDGKDCKVNGEVERVLKDFHKAGKPIGLCCISPVLAAKVIPGTEVTVGHEEEEGGKWPYAGTAGAIKAMGGKHHVKEVTDAHVDANNKVVTTPAYMCETEMHHIFDGIGTMVKHVLKLTGK; this comes from the exons ATGATTGATGATCTCGCCTCTCCTGGCGTCGTGGAGAAAGGCATCCCGGCCTCTAGGTGGCGCTGCCGCGGTGCTTTCAAGGACTCCGGACAGACTGCCCAGGCAAGGCCATTCCGCAGCAGCGTTCTCTTGCTCGCGGCAGTCATGCTGGCTGCGAGGTTAGCGATATGCCGGCAGCCCTTCCTCCCGTCGCCgcgtgtgctgctgctgctcagggggGTCCCGGTCGACCACGCTTCGTTTCATTCTTCGGCGCAGCAGCTCGGCGGGGCCAAAGTTGCTGTG GTTCTCTCAGGATGCGGTGTTTATGACGGCACTGAAATCCATGAAGCTTCAGC CATATTGGTCCATTTGAGCCGTGGAGGAGCCAGCGTTCAGATGTTTGCTCCAAATATTTCTCAGATGCATGTTATAGACCACTGCAAAGGGCAGCCAGCTACAGATGAAACAAG GAACGTATTATCAGAATCGGCAAGGATTGCTCGTGGCAAAATTACAGAACTTAATAAACTTACTGCAAAAGATCATGATGCTGTGATATTTCCTGGGGGCTTTGGAGCTGCCAAAAACTT ATCCACCTTTGCTGTAGACGGGAAGGACTGTAAGGTGAATGGAGAAGTTGAGCGTGTGTTGAAAGATTTCCACAAAGCTGGGAAGCCCATTGG tCTGTGCTGCATTTCACCTGTTTTGGCTGCAAAAGTTATCCCTGGTACTGAAGTCACAGTAGggcatgaagaagaggaaggtggTAAATGGCCTTATGCTGGAACTGCTGGGGCCATTAAAGCAATGGGAGGAAAACACCATGTTAAAGAAGTAACA GATGCGCATGTGGATGCAAACAACAAGGTGGTTACTACTCCTGCCTATATGTGTGAAACAGAAATGCATCACATCTTTGATGGTATTGGGACTATGGTAAAACATGTGTTGAAACTGACAGGCAAATGA
- the GATD3 gene encoding glutamine amidotransferase-like class 1 domain-containing protein 3, mitochondrial isoform X2 has translation MANNLHTEPKLNYLIILVHLSRGGASVQMFAPNISQMHVIDHCKGQPATDETRNVLSESARIARGKITELNKLTAKDHDAVIFPGGFGAAKNLSTFAVDGKDCKVNGEVERVLKDFHKAGKPIGLCCISPVLAAKVIPGTEVTVGHEEEEGGKWPYAGTAGAIKAMGGKHHVKEVTDAHVDANNKVVTTPAYMCETEMHHIFDGIGTMVKHVLKLTGK, from the exons ATGGCTAATAACCTGCATACAGAGCCAAAATTGAACTATTTGAT CATATTGGTCCATTTGAGCCGTGGAGGAGCCAGCGTTCAGATGTTTGCTCCAAATATTTCTCAGATGCATGTTATAGACCACTGCAAAGGGCAGCCAGCTACAGATGAAACAAG GAACGTATTATCAGAATCGGCAAGGATTGCTCGTGGCAAAATTACAGAACTTAATAAACTTACTGCAAAAGATCATGATGCTGTGATATTTCCTGGGGGCTTTGGAGCTGCCAAAAACTT ATCCACCTTTGCTGTAGACGGGAAGGACTGTAAGGTGAATGGAGAAGTTGAGCGTGTGTTGAAAGATTTCCACAAAGCTGGGAAGCCCATTGG tCTGTGCTGCATTTCACCTGTTTTGGCTGCAAAAGTTATCCCTGGTACTGAAGTCACAGTAGggcatgaagaagaggaaggtggTAAATGGCCTTATGCTGGAACTGCTGGGGCCATTAAAGCAATGGGAGGAAAACACCATGTTAAAGAAGTAACA GATGCGCATGTGGATGCAAACAACAAGGTGGTTACTACTCCTGCCTATATGTGTGAAACAGAAATGCATCACATCTTTGATGGTATTGGGACTATGGTAAAACATGTGTTGAAACTGACAGGCAAATGA